The Hyphococcus flavus genome contains a region encoding:
- a CDS encoding ABC transporter permease, which translates to MNRGVLDRITAIFVKETVQMRRDRLTFGMMFGLPIIQLILFGFAINMDPKNLPTAALMEEQTPITRALVQALETSGYYEIVREIDDPRETAALLASGEVTFVVIIPSGFTERLVRGDRPQLLIEADASDPAAASNAIASAEAIFNSALRHELKGPLAALAQGPAPFELVVHSRYNPEAITQYNIVPGLLGVILTMTLVMITAMAMTREAERGTLENLLAMPARPIEVMIGKIGPYVMIGAGQTVVILLAAHFIFKTPFAGALWILMLGVTVFVVANLAIGFTFSTIARSQMQAMQLTFFFFLPSILLSGFMFPFRGMPGWAQGIGEALPLTHFLRIVRGVMLKGAGFSDLDMEFLALLAFTVFAVILAMTRYRRTLD; encoded by the coding sequence GTGAATAGAGGCGTCCTTGACCGGATCACGGCGATTTTCGTCAAGGAAACGGTGCAGATGCGCCGCGACCGGCTGACTTTCGGCATGATGTTCGGCCTGCCGATCATCCAGCTTATTCTTTTCGGCTTCGCCATCAACATGGACCCGAAAAATCTGCCGACGGCAGCTCTGATGGAAGAACAAACGCCAATCACGCGTGCATTGGTTCAGGCGTTGGAAACGTCGGGTTATTACGAAATCGTCCGCGAGATCGATGACCCGCGTGAGACGGCGGCGTTGTTGGCGAGCGGCGAAGTGACCTTCGTCGTCATTATCCCGTCAGGTTTTACGGAGCGGCTCGTGCGCGGCGACCGCCCGCAATTGTTGATCGAGGCGGATGCGTCGGACCCGGCCGCTGCGTCCAACGCCATCGCCAGCGCTGAAGCGATATTCAACAGCGCGCTGCGGCATGAACTGAAAGGACCGCTCGCCGCCCTCGCGCAGGGCCCCGCTCCGTTCGAGCTGGTAGTCCATTCGCGCTACAATCCCGAGGCCATAACGCAATATAACATCGTACCCGGACTATTAGGCGTCATCTTGACCATGACTCTTGTCATGATCACGGCGATGGCCATGACGCGCGAGGCTGAGCGCGGCACGTTGGAAAACCTTCTCGCAATGCCGGCGCGACCGATTGAGGTGATGATCGGCAAGATTGGACCTTACGTTATGATCGGCGCCGGGCAAACGGTCGTCATTCTTTTGGCTGCGCACTTTATTTTCAAAACGCCCTTCGCAGGAGCCTTATGGATATTGATGCTTGGGGTTACGGTTTTTGTCGTCGCCAATCTCGCCATCGGTTTTACGTTCTCAACGATTGCACGGTCGCAAATGCAGGCAATGCAACTCACGTTTTTCTTCTTCCTTCCATCAATATTGCTGTCTGGCTTTATGTTTCCGTTCAGGGGCATGCCGGGGTGGGCCCAAGGCATCGGCGAGGCGCTGCCGCTCACCCATTTTCTCAGGATCGTGCGCGGCGTGATGCTGAAAGGCGCCGGGTTTTCCGATCTCGACATGGAATTCCTGGCGCTCCTGGCCTTCACCGTTTTTGCTGTCATTCTCGCCATGACGCGTTACCGGCGCACGCTTGACTAG